Part of the Bradyrhizobium sp. AZCC 1721 genome, GGTATCCGACATCTTATGCGGCCCTCATGTTCTTGCGGTTCATCGAAGCGATATCAACCTTCTCGGGCTGCTGGGCTTCATGCGGATGTTCGGCGCCGGGGTAGACGCGCAGATTCCCCATCTGCACGCGTCCGAGCGGACCGCGCGGGATCATGCGCTCGATGGCCTTCTCGACCACGCGCTCGGGGAAACGACCCTCGAGGACCTGTTTCGCGGTGCGTTCCTTGATGCCGCCGATGAAGCCGGTGTGCTTGTAGT contains:
- the rplM gene encoding 50S ribosomal protein L13, which codes for MKTYSAKPAEVTKKWVLIDAKGLVVGRLATLVAMRLRGKHLPTYTPHVDCGDNVIIINAAHVVLTGRKRDNKVYYKHTGFIGGIKERTAKQVLEGRFPERVVEKAIERMIPRGPLGRVQMGNLRVYPGAEHPHEAQQPEKVDIASMNRKNMRAA